The segment AGAAACTAGTGTCTGTGCAGACAGAGCATGACACATGTAATTCTTCTGTGCCATAGGGCTCAGTATTTGCCCATAAAAGTGGTTTACTTTGAGTCAATACCCTACAATCAATGGCTGAAAATATTCCCACAGTAATATGGTTATTCCTGTTTGTGACATGTTTGAAGGAAAACCCTgctattttagattttttttttaaatgtttaaaagtcaaaatgtcaCCGATATTAATGATTTACACCTTCAGTGGGAGTCAATGGTTTAGGAGCTGAGAGCCACAGACAAAGCAGGGAAATCTAAAAATACTGAGAGACGGACAAACACAtggttggttttggtcttttcatgggatttgttgacaataacaaaagGATCATCAGCCTTAGCTAACCAAATGACATCTGCAACTAACAGCAAAGCTGCCAGGATGTCTTAGTGAAAACATACTATCAGACACTGAATTCAGCTGCCAAATTTAAATGGTCTTACAATTTATAACCAGACTTAATTATTCAGATGAGAAACCTTTGCAACAACTGACCCAAGCAAGACATATTACATAAGACGTACCACATATTACAGCATTTTTTAAACGCCTCAGCATGTTTCAGATAGTCATGTATGTCCTGGTAGCTCATTAAAGTCGTGTCAGACTTTTCTACCATTTATCTCAATTGGTTTTGCATAGTTCAGCTAGAGTAGAAGCTTTACTGCTTTAGTGTGTGAGAGGCAATGGGCATAACGAAAGAGCCTTTCTGGATTTGAAACGCAAGGTTTTTGTGTAACACGAACATTATTTTTAGGAAAAGATTTCCAGAAGTTGTGCCACTGGTAATATTTGCCATTAACAAGACTACAAAGTCACACAAAAGATATTTTTGGCAATTCTTCAGGGAGGTGGTGAGCATCCAGGACGCACACAATAAACAGTTAAACTTTAGACACGGTGTCATTACACATCATACAAACTAATTCATTTGAAGCATAGGGAGACCTTAACACATGAGCAACAGCAACAATCagagttaaaaagttaaaaaatcaCTTTCTATTTTAGTATTTATGATGAATTTACTTAAAACCAAATGTGGATCTGCTTTATCAGGACTATTTGGGAGTGGTTTGGTCAGATttgaataagaaaaaacaactgttgcacaactatctctgcatttctATTCAAATATTGCTGAAATAATTCTGACTCTGTCAGAAAATAGTGTGTTCAGGGTCTTGCTTTTGTAGTTGTACTATGCCCTTTGGTAACAATAACAGTGGACTTTCCATACACATGATATTAATAAAAGAAAGGCAGTCAGAGAAAACAGTTAATTTTCTAAACATTCATCACCGTGTACAGACAAATATTCTGGCTCAACCTAAACTGTTCATACCATAACTGTGTGAATGTCATTTGTAATTAAAAGTTATTTCTTGCATCATCTGTTCAACTTTCACTATGGTGAGTCCAATTCTATCTTCACTGTTAAAAATGGTGACCAAAACTGCACTAATAACGCTCAAGATGACCACGTGAAAAGCTGTTCTGTTCACAGATGGTCTATGCAGAGGAAAactgtattaaatattttttgttttgacactAAATTTATGTAGACAGGCTAGCAGTACGCATCAAGATCACGAAGTATACACACTAAGTATAATATgagcatgaaaacatataataacaacaaccacagagttTTAGCGCAGTGTAAAGATGACATAAATAACAGCTGGGCGTACAATCTTAATGAATCTGGACTTGGATCCTTCATCATTTAAATACAACAAGTCTTGTGggttaataacaataaatcaacCTGTAAGCATTTAGGCTTGAACATTAGATTTCCCACCTGTTTATACGATATCTGTCATTGTGTGGATTTCTGTGTGTTCCTTGTCTTTGCAGCTGATCTAAGCAAAGTAACGAGTCACATGAGCACAAAATCAAACAGCTCAAGGCTGTTATGACTTGCATGAGTGTTGACAGCAGTCTGGTGTGTTGCAGTCCTCTGCACGTTTGGTCTAATGGGTCCATCTAAGCTTTAGCCTGTAGTTGTAACCCTGTTCATAACAGGAATATTGTGATACTCTATCACATCTTCAGTGTACATCcttctaaaaacaacaaaacaacaaaaaacaaaaataaaaacaaacaaaaaaaacttcataTGATACAGTTCACGTTTCTCAGTGATGATATGCAGCAGGATTCCATGTGCGGTACCAGGACCTAAGATGAAAAGCGAGGATAACAGGATTATTCAATtactcaaataaaaatgtgaaaactatTTTATTCAACAATTAAATCTCAATAGTCCTATTACaaaatacattgttttgtttgtttgtttgaatgattTCCTGCTGAGAAggatgagaagattgatactATCTCATATCTGTCCAGAATGACTGTGCTGGCCAAGAAGCAGTTGAACAGCAAGTAGCTCCCCTTAAAACCACAAATTGCCTATTATCAAGCCATGTAACACTCAGGGACACAACCCTGCATAAAACAGCACTTTCCTTTTCTAcaatttggttttatttagcatgttaattagtgagctttaaaGGTGCTGgcaggcagattttgttttggaGAGTCTCTGGTTTGCTATTTTCTCCAGTCATTATGCTCAGCCAACCAGTTCATAGCATTTAGTGTCCAAACAATGTGGTGACAAGACTGATTTTGATCCTCTCAGCtcattttcagataaaaaatGACCAggcaaatgttaaaatatttatattgttcAGCCATGTGTAGTTGAATAAATCATACCCTGGTGTGGTGTAGGAGGCTGGGTTGACCTGAGATGTTAAGGAGACAGAGGCTGTGGACAAACTGTTAGGTGAAGCTTCACGGCTTGCACTGTTTGGAGAGGAGTTTGATGAAACTGGAAGAAAAAGTCAACACATTATTGAAATGAACATTCATATCAGCTTATAAACAGAAATCTCACAACAATCAGATCAATATCAGTAGCAGGATGTAGGAAACAGAACTTGCCTCCACCTGAAGCCAGAGGGCTATAGGATCTGGATGCAGAGGCCTGAAACAGAGTGAAAATGGATTTGATAAAGCCTCCATCACATTAggacaataaaatatatattccTTAAGGAGCCATGAATGAATTTAAGTCAAGTTATAggatatttatattattattttaattactactattatgattattattttaatggataaagtcacagtttgtgtctcactgtgttgtttgatcgtcatcattgttatttttgtataGTGCCTCTTTTGTTTTTCGATTAAAATATGATCTTTGGATTTCagcaaagtttgttttttgacaaaCAAGGCCCTACCTCAGCCTCtcagcatctttttttgtttgcttctttAAGTTGCTACGTCTTTACAACCAACAATTCTCAATTTTAAGCAGTATCTCATCACACAACCTACAGTCCttgaacactgaaacaggttttgctCTCTGTAACCATTTCTTCTGTTTAGTCTGACATTATTAAATCAAGCGCACAGTACCCTGTTGAGTTGcaatggaaagagaaaaaaaaggaggagaggaatggTTACAGCAGGTAGCACGTGTCCAATGTTTATCTGGGCACCTGACTTATTGCTGTTGTTACACCTGTTTGAACTATTGCACCTgtaagcacacatacacacacacgcacacacacaaatgtgatgtGTACACTGCAGCAATGTAAGAGCTTCAACCACTGGAGGGTTTCTGCTGGTGTGAAGTTTCTCTTCAAAGCACAATAGAATATGCTATAATGTTATATTAGCATATTTGAAATAATAAGTAAGAGGAAGATGGCTAACCACTCTGGAGTTGTAGCTGTGTGATTTGACAGGTAAGGCAGTCACCGGGCAGTAgatcctcttctctttctgacGCCGATTACAGAACCAAACTCGAACCACCTCTTTCTCCATGGACAGCTGCTCTGAGATCAGGGTTATCTCCTCAGAGTTGGGCTTTGGGttctggaaaaaaacagaaatgaaagtaTGTTCACGATTTGATCTGTACAATAGAATTAATGAGTAAAAGTTGGGTTTACAAAAAGTCTGGCAATAAATCAGGTCACATATTGACAATACTGTCACTGTAAGATCTTTAACAGtagttttaactttttaattacttaaattattaagtgtgaataaaacattgtgCAACAGCTGTTGTGCTATATGTACAAAtttataaaaagtataaaaaaatgaGGTTTCAGTGCATAAGTAGTCTATTTTGAGCAAAATTATATGGTTAATATTCTCACAATGACAACCTTTACACTGCTTAGTGCAAATGTAGACatcatgttttcttctgtgaaCAACCTGGAAAGAAGAGCAAAGTCAATAGAAAAACTCACATCAAGGAAGCGTTTCTCCAGAGTCAGCTTGATGTTCGTTTCGATGCTtgtcctcttttttcttttgcgtCCGTAGCCCTCCATCAGGGGCGGCAAAGAGGTGGGGTTGCTCATTGAGTCAGAAGGTGCGTTCTCTAAcgtgaaaacaaatgtaactgTGACATTCAGCACTATCAGTAAAAACCCAAATCCAGAATCATTATTACTGACATGAAttatgaaaagtaaaatataaaagaatatTACTACAACACATTATCATAGCTGTTGACAGTGGTGGTAATACAGTAGACAAAAGATCATTTTTATAGATACTATACTGATAGAATGTCCCTACTAATTATACTGAATATATCATTTTGTTTATATCTCATTTAATAGCTCCTTAAAGAGGCCCTTTAAAGATGTTTATATTTACTTTCCTTGTTTTCAAACTTATTTTCAGGTCAAGACAGAATAATCAGTGATACTGTAATAAACAGTATCTGTGCTGTACCTGCATCACTTAGCCATTTCTCCAGCAGAGGTTTAAGCTTGCACATGTTTTTGAAGCTGAGGTTTAGTGCCTCAAAGCGAGAGATTGTCGTCTGGCTGAAGTCGTTTCCGTAGAGTTTTCCCATTGCAAGGCCCACGTCCCCCTGTAatagaacacacacattaaccGTCAGTGAATTTAGTTGACCTGATTATCCAATATGTTGTTGATCCGTTATGTTTATTCTCAGTAAATTCAGTATCTAAAGCAGTAAGTAACATGTAATATGCAGTATTTGTACATCATAAGTGTAAAGCTTGTTTCTGCTTGGGTGGGGATGCGAAGGTTGCTCTGTTGCAACTTGAGCAATACTGTAGAATTTATAATGTTAAAGGTTTCAACATAACTGTCTTTTAAACACCTAGAAACAAGGTTTACTGGGGTCAAACCGTCTTTACAACACCAAATATATGTAGCTTAATTTGagagttattatttatttaatgttgaacACTCAGAAAGTAAAATAATCTGTTTAATCAGAACTGCAGGTGTCATATTTAACCAACAGTGATGATAAACCATCAGCTCCACAGCTGTTAtccagttttcatttaaatgctCCTAAATACAGATTAGTATGTGGAATATGGGAACCACTTTGTCCACATTAAACagtacaaataaagaaaatggcAGAAAGTAATGTGCTCATGTAGAACATTTTGCTCATGGATTGAGAAAGCGAGTTTTCAGGACATGTGATTGAAAACAAGGTGAGGTTCTTCCTCTTTTTACCTGAGTGAAGCCCAGTTTGATGCGTCTTTGTTTGAAAGCTTtagcaaactgctccagttccTCCAGGTCACTGGGTTCCTCCTGTGGTGGGACCGACATGTGTTTAGGCATCTGCAGGTGGGACATGTCCATGTGGTTCTCCATAGATGGTCCTGCCAGACCGGAGCGACTCATGGCCTGGATCAGAAACATGAACGTATCTGCATTGTTTGGCTTGTTTTGTAccttaaaaatatattgaagtatacagtatgtgatattTTTGGTGTGTTACACGGTTCTTTGTGTGCATAGAAAGGAAGTAGTCTGGATTCACCTGTGGAGTCAGAGCCAGTCCAGGCTGATGCGGAAGAAGGCTGGTTTGACTCTGGCTAGGAAGTGACAGTAGGTTCTGCTGCAGAAGGGCTGCAAGGAAAATCAGCAGGGGGTTGATCAAGTATCATGATATGATACTATGAGTATAATAACAAGACTCTGGGATACTGCTCTTTGTCAAATAATTTATCATGTGCAggtatttttgtcattttttaatttctgttaaCACAGATGCGTCTGTTAGTGAGCTTTAGATGTattagtctgtttttttttaaatatgagcTATAAGTTCTGGGTGTTCATGCTAAACTAGGTTAACAACGTGCTACCCTACCtcccttgtaccttgtaatgacttgtaagttgctttggataaaagcgtctactaaatgtaaatgtaaacaacatCCTGACACCATCTCTGTACTTCACACCACTGGTACTGTGGTGTAGCGACAAAATTATAAATGAAACCTTGAGATTAACCTGGTTTTTCTGCATCAACTGGtcctaaaatgtaattttagtcACAAAGTAGACAAATCTACTATATTTTTGAGAAGACTTTCTAATCTTGCCAGAATCTACAgaacacacccattaaataTTCTCAGTTCTTGTGGAAAAAATAAGTGAACCCATTGCATGCATCTAATAACTAGCTTAAAGTAGCTCTGTGCTGAGCAGCCTCTTTGACTTGAGTTTGTAACCTTGTCCAGCTTTATGCAAATCCTCAGTTCTTATTGTAAATCTTCTGAGATCTGTTTTTATGAGGCATTGTTCACATCAACAGATGCTGTTTGTgaagagcaaactcaaaatatTTGCACCGACTTTGCCAACTCCACCTTTTGTCATTAGCcaaggggttcacatactttttttgtttaatgatgcattcaatataatatttaaattatttgctAAAACAAGTAgatgtttttgtcattattgtAACTTAGATTAACATCtaactgtattttaatgcaGGAGAAAGGGTTCACATGTTCTCTCTGCTGATATAAGTACAATGTTGTTTAAGTttgtaaaataatcattttgtaTTGTCATGAAATCACACTATAGTATGGAAATTTGATAAGACTCCACCTTGATGACTGGTGGGGCTCTGGGAAAGCAGgaagggagagggagatgaCAGGTGGGACGGTGGCATCAGAACCAGCTGCTGCATGGTGTGGAGAGAGGTGAGCTCCTGGAGCAAAGcataaaacataatgaaaattaGTCTCAACTCACTTCAGAAGTTAATATTCATTACTTACAACTAATATTGTATTAGGTTGAGTATTTGGACTACAAGAATACTTAATCCtgcatttcccataatgcaactgAAAAGCTGCTTTTTGTCAGACCTACATGTTTAACATTTCAGATCGCTGTTTAAATCCTcttgatggatggatgaaattTAAGAAAGGCTCTTATacatcacaacaacacatttaaatgtaaaatacgCAGATAAATAATTGTGAGTCTGTGCCTTACCCCAGTCAGCTGACCTCCAGGCACTGGAGAGTTCTGTGTCAGGTGACATGTCTTCAGTGTGGACGCCGAATGAGGCGAGTCGCTGattgcttctgtttttatctaaGATGCCAAAAACACAACCAGACAGTGTTAACTCAGGTTTCTTATGAGTAGATTACTAAAGTAGAACTGAGAGGATGGAAAACatgaatcatcatcataatcacaAATGCATGTatctgactgtgtgtatgtgtgattgacctgtgtatacacacagacacacacgcatacTCATGTACGCTGCCTCCAGGACCAGTTTGGTCACTAAACACAAGACAAAGAGTGAtacactctctccctccccttgGGTAAGCCAGTATGCAAATATTCCTCCCACTCGCTCCCCCCAAACCCTGAAAAACCACAGTACTTCCTGAAAGCATAGGCACAAAAAAAATGATCCCCCCGTGCCAAAATGAATGTTTGGAGAAGTATCCAAATAGCTGCGAACTATTTGAAGTGTTTCTAAAGACATGCTGTTATTGACATCTGTTGAAAGAGCTGGTAGTTTATCCTGAGGATGTTAGCTGTCTGAAAGTCATTAGAACATTGTGTCTTGGGTAAAGACAGATTCAGTACCATTCACATGGCTCTAGGGTATTTTAATTCCAACTGAACAGCACTATTACATCTGTCATAACAATACAGAAAGTCTGTGACATTCTTATTATTAACAAATCCTATGAAAAGACTTAAACCAACAATGATTTGATCCCACCAACTATTATACAGTTGGTATTCTGttcatttgtctctgtgctCCTGATACATTATATATTGTCTGTGTAACAGCTTCATTGGTGTGCAAAACCAAATTAATGAGCCACGCTTATGCACGGGTGACATCTACATCCCACTGCTGCTGTATATCAACTCACTAGAACATTATACATGTAGCCTACTAATCTGcttaaaacagtttgatgtttgCTAAGAGCTGCAAAGACCAGCTGGTTTAAGTAATTGCCGAGTGTTTTTTATCCAATGAAATAATCTTTCTGTTCAGTATGCTAAGACTGGCAACGTTAGTTCAAGCAGCAGGAGCTCATTtgagtctttttctttcttttttttatggtCCCGCTTCAATCTGCTGCTCTTCCACTCAGCATTTCTGTCAGTTTCAGgtattataaaaagaaaaaagtagcTAAATGTGGATGATGGAGCAaaactgtactttttttttttcagtgatttaCAATTGTTCATTCTTTGTGGTAGTTAAGTGTATAtaagtatatacagtatataagtgTGCTGGGCCACATTTTTAGGAATTTAAAAATAGGACATGCAGCAGTGTTTCATAAATTTAGTTACTCACCTGTCGACTGAAGTCGATTCCGTTTTGCTCTAAATGttggaagagagaaagaaactcaGATTATAAAATCCAGTGACCAACAAGATCATATTCTTTGTTAGTTGAAATTAAACTAAcaattgtaaataaaattagACCTGAATATAAAACTATTTGAATAATTGATTTAAGCCATGTCTCATTTTAAGGTTTAAATGTTTGGGGTCACTTACAAATTTCTGTGTTGTCAGTGAAAATATACTatatgtgttttcagttgtgcTAACATAATCGCAAAGGATTAGCCTTTTGAGATGTAAACTtgcaataataaacacaatgtgtaaaaaaaactgctgttatGAGCTATGCTTTTctttaaaagacacaaagacatttcCAAGTGACCCTAAACCTTTTAATGGCAGTCTATATGACATAGCTAAAAACAGTTTCTCCAAAAGAAGCTGTTTAGTATGTGTCACATGGCTCTATGGGTCACATGTGGGTCAGTGTCCCACCTGGTGATAGATTCACGagtcaaaatgtcaacaacCCACATGTGATCTCAACAACCCTGGAGATGTTAACAAATTAACAATTTCACAGAGAGTAAATGCCTAGGGGGGGTCACGACAAGTCAGTTAGAACTGGAGGAGCCTGTGATGAGaagtgaaacatcttcaaggATCTTGAGTTCTAGCTGGCGGCAAATATCACTTTTGGGAATACCATCAACTGGACGACTGAAAATATCCACAGACATGTGCAAATAAGGTGCaactacaataataaaatcCTGCCTACATATCAATGCATGAATAATGAGTGATCTAATGATAAAACACTTCAATTATGACGCATCTGAAATCATATTTCCAGCACAGGACTGTTCCATCGTGGCATTAGTAATTTTACTGGAAAGAATCTGGATACTTCCTCCACTACGGCTGATTGTTTACACAAAGAGCTGtgtatacaaaaacacacacttcagacAGGTACAATATGTTCAAGAAATGCACTTTCCCTGCTGagataaacaacatttagagtTGAGTTTATGTg is part of the Anabas testudineus chromosome 14, fAnaTes1.2, whole genome shotgun sequence genome and harbors:
- the pou2f3 gene encoding POU domain, class 2, transcription factor 3 — translated: MSTDTVEQSETPAEQTEQNGIDFSRQIKTEAISDSPHSASTLKTCHLTQNSPVPGGQLTGELTSLHTMQQLVLMPPSHLSSPSPFLLSQSPTSHQALLQQNLLSLPSQSQTSLLPHQPGLALTPQAMSRSGLAGPSMENHMDMSHLQMPKHMSVPPQEEPSDLEELEQFAKAFKQRRIKLGFTQGDVGLAMGKLYGNDFSQTTISRFEALNLSFKNMCKLKPLLEKWLSDAENAPSDSMSNPTSLPPLMEGYGRKRKKRTSIETNIKLTLEKRFLDNPKPNSEEITLISEQLSMEKEVVRVWFCNRRQKEKRIYCPVTALPVKSHSYNSRVASASRSYSPLASGGVSSNSSPNSASREASPNSLSTASVSLTSQVNPASYTTPGSWYRTWNPAAYHH